The Methylocaldum marinum genome includes the window CGACGCAGACGCTCGGTCGGAGCATGGTGTCGGGAAAGGATTCCCGACCTACAGGGTGGCACGGTTGTAGGTCGGCAATCCCTTGCCGACGCAGACGCTCGGTCGGAGCATGGTGTCGGGAAAGGATTCCCGACCTACAGGGTGGCGCGGTCGTAGGTCGGCAATCCCTTGCCGATACAGACGCTCGGTCGGAGCATGATGTCGGGAAAGGATTCCCGACCTACAGGGTGGCACGGTTGTAGGTCGGCAATCCCTTGCCGACGAAAACGCTCGCTTGGGGCACGGCGTCTGGAAAGGATTCCCGAATACTTCCGCGCGAAGTGATGCGTTGCTGACTTTTCAGAACAGTTCTCGGTTCTACCCCTGTTTCTTTATTGCAATACTTTTGTTGCGCCGGTTTTTTGGACCGTTGACGACAGCACGTAAATTCCCGGTGATGGCACGCAGCCCGCTCGTCACCGCGTTTTTCGAGCAAGGATGACAGCGACTGGCGGGAACGGTTCATGGCGCACGCTTGTTCTTTGTAATGGTAACGATGCAATCTTTTCTCGCGGTTGTCAGGTTCACGGCGTCAGGGAATTTTACGGCTATAACTCGTTGTTTTAATGGGGATACCCAATCAGATATTGCCGTTCCGTAACACATTTTGCGGGTTAAATGGCTTCGTTGGCCGCGTTGTTGCCGGTGGCCGCGTCAGTAACTTTTACGGGTCGGGCTGCACGGCAGGTTTCGTGTCGTAAAAAACGAACCGCCGTTGCCGCGCATCATCACAAGATAGGATTCATCGAAAAGGGTTGAATAGAGCGACTGCCCAATAGGCCGAGATCTGTCCGAGGCTGGGGCGAGTCAAACATACAAAGCAAATTAGCAAAGCCCGATCCCTGCAAAAAGCCGCGTCGACGAGGGCGCATGACCAACTAATCAAAAGCCTGACTTCCTCCTTTGTGCCTACGGCGTGCCACTTTGGCACCATTAATGCTTATTCGGTTGCCGGGAATATCGTAAGGATTTGTCTGCTAGGGGAGCGCACCAACGTCCCCTGGAACGCGACTATTCCTGCACAACTGTTACTCAACCAAAGGGATATTGTTATGAACAAGGTAACTTCGCTTGGTCTGCGCCAGCGCCTTTATCTATTGCTGGGATTGTCCTTGCTGGCGGTTTCCGGTGCCGGTCATGCCACGGTCATCGCTGGCAGTAGTAGTGCTTACGGCGTCAGTGCCGAGGCCACCCTCGACCTTCCGATCCTACCCGATGTGGGACTCTCCGTCGGCCCCCTCCCGTCGGTATCCGGCTCTGCGCCTCCCCCGTATAACAACTCGGCACAAGTCGCTGACCTCCAAGCCGGGGTGCCAGGTACCTTGAGCCTTACCGCCAGCGTGTTGGAAACCAATGCCGAATCCAACGTCGATGGCATGAACGGCGTCAGGTTTGCATCCGCCGATGCCACGGTCACCGATCTCGATTTCAGTGCGTCTACGGGATCGCTCATCGACTTTGCCACTCTCAGCCTTACCGCGGACGCGGTGGGTTCCACCGCCGAGGTTCAGGGCGACTACGGCGCATTGGTCGCTACCGGCGACACGACGCTTGCCAATGCGTCCCTGAATCTGGAAACTCCCCTCGGGACGATTTCCGTCGCACTCGACGCCATGCCGGCCCCGAACACCATCGTTGACGTGTCGGCGCTCGGCCTGGCCGGGATCACGCTGATCCTCAACGAACAGTTGATCGGTGGGGATGGTATCGAGAGCAGAGATATCGTCGTGAACGCCATCCATCTCATGCTCGATGTAAACTTGCTGGGGTTGGCGGGTCTCAGCGGGGATATCATCATCGGCCATTCCGAAGCCAGCCTTTTAGCGGTACCCGAGCCCGCCACGCTCGCATTGATGGGCTTAGGAGTCTGCGCTCTGTGCTGGCAATCGCGCCGCAAGGCGGCTGTCTCTTTCGCCTAGGCCGTCTCGAACCGAAGGGCTGAATCGGGACACCGGTTCAGCCTTTTTCGGGAGTGCATTTTTGGAAGATTCTGTGAAGGATCGGACGATGTAGTTCGTGTTTCACTGCGAACCGCGGGCTTGCAATTCAGGAAGCAGGCCTGCTCCGGATATGAATGTAAAGGGAGTTACCCATGGTGGTGCAAATATCCAAATTTGTCTGGGCGGGTATGTTGAGTGCTCTCATGGCGCCTGTCACAGTTCAAGCTGTGGCACTCGGCGACCTTACGAATCCTGTTGACATGCAAACGTTTACTGCGATTACCAGCAATAACCCTCCTAATACGCGGAATCTCGAGAATCAGCTTTTCGTCGATATCTACGGTACACGGACCACGGGAATCGAGGATAATCAAGTTTTGTTTGTATTTCGGAATGAGGCGGGGGGTATAGCATCATCAATCCAGGGCATTTACTTCGACGACGGGAATGGTGCACTTTTGAGTGTGGTCGGGCTCATCGATGATGATCAAAGTGCGGGTATTTTCACGCACAATGACGGTACGGTAGATTTCACTAGCGGCGGAACTCCGCCGAATTTGCCGAATGGAGAGAGTATAGATTTTGACGCAGATTGGAGGTTCACCGCCGACAGTCCCGCCGCGAACAGGGGGATTAACCCGGGCGAACTATTCGGCGTCATGTTCAACCTGGCCGACGGATTTACGATTGATGATCTACTTGCGGCCAAGGCTGCCGGGGATTTCCGGATAGGTCTCCGTGTGATAGCGATTGGTGGTGCCGGCGGCGATTCCTACGTCAATGTCGTTCCCGAGCCCGGCATCGTCTGGCTGCTCGGCAGCGGCTTGATGGGGCTGGCCTTTGCGAACAGAAAGCGGGCCGAATGTTTCTGACGCGTTTAAAAGAGTTCTGATGGGCTCTCCGGGCCGAGCAAAGTTTTAACCTCGAAGATGCGGTTCGTGCCTCACCGCATCCTACAGTTCAAGAGTCGTAGGATGCGGTGAACGAAGGGAACCGCATCCTACGACTGGGCTCAGGACAGGCATTAACCGCGGCCCTTTCAATCGCAAACGGTGTCTCCAATCGCAAACGATCGGTTCGGGAGCGCCGAACCGATCCTTCCAGGAGCGCTGGAGCCACCCTTCCAATCACAACAGTCATCGTTCAGAGCGGTTTCAGGGGAGACAAAAACGCCGGCTGAAGCCGGCGTTTTTCCTTCGATCCGAGCGACACGTTTTACGCGTCAGGATCGTACATATCGTGCTTGATCGTGCGGCGATTGGCGATCAGCTCGTCTATGGACGGTTCGTCGTTGAGCGCGCGCTTGATGGCCAGCTTGGTCGCTTCGTAATTGGTGCGGTAGAGGTCCTTTTCGTCCAGGTTCGGGTCCTTGGCGCATTCAGGATCGATCCAGACCAGGCTGATGATGCACAGGTCATTCACCCGGTCGCGGGGAATGATGCCCTCGATCACACAGTCCAGCACCGCGTCCGCGG containing:
- a CDS encoding PEP-CTERM sorting domain-containing protein, with product MNKVTSLGLRQRLYLLLGLSLLAVSGAGHATVIAGSSSAYGVSAEATLDLPILPDVGLSVGPLPSVSGSAPPPYNNSAQVADLQAGVPGTLSLTASVLETNAESNVDGMNGVRFASADATVTDLDFSASTGSLIDFATLSLTADAVGSTAEVQGDYGALVATGDTTLANASLNLETPLGTISVALDAMPAPNTIVDVSALGLAGITLILNEQLIGGDGIESRDIVVNAIHLMLDVNLLGLAGLSGDIIIGHSEASLLAVPEPATLALMGLGVCALCWQSRRKAAVSFA
- a CDS encoding PEP-CTERM sorting domain-containing protein, with protein sequence MVVQISKFVWAGMLSALMAPVTVQAVALGDLTNPVDMQTFTAITSNNPPNTRNLENQLFVDIYGTRTTGIEDNQVLFVFRNEAGGIASSIQGIYFDDGNGALLSVVGLIDDDQSAGIFTHNDGTVDFTSGGTPPNLPNGESIDFDADWRFTADSPAANRGINPGELFGVMFNLADGFTIDDLLAAKAAGDFRIGLRVIAIGGAGGDSYVNVVPEPGIVWLLGSGLMGLAFANRKRAECF